The DNA segment ATAAGGCTGGAATAATAGGTGTAACCAGATCATGGCAAGCCTTAAAAACCAGACCAGAGAGTCAGGACGGTTCTTATTTACAACAATAATACAGCCAGTCAGCACATAGTAGGGCACCGGAAGTCAACACAAGAAAGCTGAATGGAACTGGCCCTGGGGAAAGGTTTGTGAGCAGTGTATGAGCCAGGCTGCAGTGCCTGTGTACAGACTACTGGTAGCCGGAGCTCACTGATAAGGCCTGTAGTTTCTAAATTTCAATGTGGAGCTGGTGAAATGAAGCTGTGATGGGTGTGTAAGGCATATTAAATTATCTACAGTTTGTGGGTTGAGAGAATTGAGGGTACATAAAGGCCaaatgggtttccctagtggctcaaactgcaaagaatctgcctgcaatgcaggagaccagcgttcaatccctgggtcagaagggaagatcccatggagaagggaatggctacccacttcagtattcttgcctggagaattccatggacagaggaacctcgagggctacagttcatcagGGTCacaaatcagacacaactgagtgactaacactttcaaagggCAAACAGAAAAGGGTGGTTGGGATTCAACCTGGTTGGAAGAGACCCCAGTGAATCTGTAAGTCAGTAAGATAGTTTCCTTCATCCAACATAGAGAAAAGGTGACATAAAAGACATTAGCCAGCAAGTGTGTCAATTCACTAAAAGTCTGTGCTCCTGCTTGTCTCCAAACCACATCACAGTTCGATGCTCCACCCTACTTCCGGCTCCTGGTCCATGTGTAGGGGAGAAGCAAATCTTACCTGTTAGTCGTCATCATCGTCGTCCTCTGGAACAAAAATGTCATGTTCCTCAAGTAGAGCAGCAAAGTTCTTGCTAATGAGCGTCCCAACATAGAGAAACGGGATCACAATGGAGAACACGCGGAGAAGGCCGAAGGACATCTGCAGAGGGTCAGAGTGGTGGCTGTGAGCTCCAGTGCCCACTCTAGCAAGACCACAGAAGGCCTGTCCCTCTCAGGGGCATTCCCTCCTGTGGATCTCAGATTCATCATAAGCAATTTGATTTTAAAGTCCTTGGAAAAATTCGGAGCAAGAAAAATGATTAGAAGAAGAGATAAAGTGATTCTATGGCCATCAAACTGTacaccagaaagaaaaatacaaggcACTCTTACAGACATCTAAAAATTAAGGCACTAGCTATTATTACTTGCAGATGCTTTTAAACAGCTAAGAAAGTACTAGGAGCTGGACTAGGGAAATAATAGTTCAGTTCTGCTTGAGTAAGTCACTACTACTACTAgtattaagtcgcttcagtcgtgtccgcctctgtgcgaccccatggactgcagcccaccaggcttctccgtccctgggattctccaggcaagaacactggagtgggttgccatttccttctccaatgcatgaaagtgaaaagtgaaagtcaagtcgctcagtcgtgtccgactcttagcgaccccatggactgcagcctaccaggctcctccatccatgggattttccgggcaacagtactggagtggggtgccattgccttctccctagtaAGTCACTAAATACATGCAAATGGATTACAAAATTATGAACATGTACACTGAAGAGAGATTCTGTACAGTTCTCTAACTGGTTCCCTGGTGCCTGACAAATGTGACTTCACTATATTACATTTTAGAAACAGGTGTATTTTGAAAACTGAGTATGTCTTTATAGTAAAAGACTAAATAGACTTGAGAAGTTCCAATAAAATCTCAACATTTCCTCTCATTATTTCCCTACAGGGGTTTGccctcaaaaaaatgtttttcaatcgTGCCTCTTTAAAGGTAGCCTTTCCCTAACAGCTGGACCCTGTTTCTTGCTGTGAAACAGGTTTGAACTCACTTTGTGTAAGCTTGCGTCGGCCAAAATAGCtttaaaagaatttgtttttgctttgtaacTCTCACACAGccctggaattaaaaaaaaaaaaaaaaatccctgtataAGGGATTGTTCTTATTTTACTGGAAAAACTCCAAGGGTACTGAGGGCATGTAATAACACTCAGTAATGGGAAAACAGGATCTGGTGGGGGCTGTACCAACAGTAAGTCTGAATTCCAGAACCTAACTCAGCTGTTAGCTATGCACACTGGCTTCACTACTCTGGCCCctcattttttcatttgtaaaaacagATTGTAATAATTCCCTGCACACCTACTCACATGAATTAAATACCAGGTCCAAACTCACAAAAAGATAAGGTCTGTCCCACGAACCGTTTATTTACAAATTCGTTTTTCATCCCATCAACTATGAAGTACAGACGTAACAAGACTTGTCTATACTGTGTGCATAAAGCAGAGCCCTTTGGCTCCAAAGAGCCAGGGCACTGCGCTCCTCTGGATGAACTAGTGCAAAGTGCCATCTTTCTCCGCTCTTGACCCCCATCTTCTATCTCCCGGTACCCGGCTCAACCACGACCACTAACTCAACCGGCCACTTCCTCCCATTTGTCAAAACTAGCAGTGCATCAGCGCAAAACTTTGTCCTTGATCCGGCTTCCGGTCTAAGGCAGTCGTTCGACTGGCCTTTGCTCCTGTCCATCAGCGTCAACCTGCACACACTCCCCACAATGATTGGCCTCGGCCCCTTCGCCCCGCCTCCAGGCAGACACTCACTTTCACCGGTTTGGGCAAAATGGCGCCGCTGCGAGTAACGATGACCGACCTCGTCGGTACCAGACTCTGACCTGAGCAGCTCCGTCCGGCGGAGACATCACCACCTTTCCTCAGGCTCAGCCAGCTCCGGGAAGCCCCAGATCCGACGCGTACCAACGCCAGCCACCGAGCCGCTCCGGACGCCATCTCCCAGCTCCGCCCCTAGTCCGGGCCCGGCCCCAGTGACACCCTCAGGAAGAACGCCGCCCAAGCCTCGCGAGTCTGTAGGGATCAAACGAGAGGTCCGGCTCACAGACTTGCGCAGTGTACCTAGTTCCTGCTGCGGCGCATGGTGACGTCACGAGGATGACGCCAAGGCCCGGGTACACGCCTCATTCCAGGCTTGGAGGGTGGGACCGTCTGACTGGGGTTGTTCTTGTGAAACTTGCAGATTTCTGTTATTGTTCCCGCACCCAGGACAGCCAGGGCTTGGCCGAGGAGGGAGTTACTGAAATGAAAGACCACTTTAATTGAActtcaaactattttttaaacactttaaaaatacaattcaaaTTTATTACTTGTGCTACTGAAATGATTTTGGAAATTTATTTCATGCCACGGTATATGTTATGTACAACCAAATGGAAAATATATCTGAAAAGGGGGAATATATATCTGAAAAGGGGGGGAATGGGGGCTTTCACACAAACTGCTAAAAAGGAACCAATACGAGTAATAAACATGGTGTTTTAATCGTATAAAAAGCACTGTAACAATAAATATAACCAAAAAACCTATAATATCTGCGTATGAAACAAGAGACACAGGCTGTGGGGCTCCCATACAG comes from the Bubalus kerabau isolate K-KA32 ecotype Philippines breed swamp buffalo chromosome 1, PCC_UOA_SB_1v2, whole genome shotgun sequence genome and includes:
- the SMDT1 gene encoding essential MCU regulator, mitochondrial, coding for MASGAARWLALVRVGSGASRSWLSLRKGGDVSAGRSCSGQSLVPTRSVIVTRSGAILPKPVKMSFGLLRVFSIVIPFLYVGTLISKNFAALLEEHDIFVPEDDDDDD